In one Terriglobales bacterium genomic region, the following are encoded:
- a CDS encoding efflux RND transporter periplasmic adaptor subunit yields MNYRKAFFATAFVAIALAIVLAYFLRQPHAMPSQASRAAMRETSAASPGTASQQTEIAPKLSPVQLSPERLQRIGVKFGEVKRQPVQDEIWVTGNVDLNEERLAYVQTRFPGWIQKVFADATYQYVRKGQPLFTIYSQDLVSTEQEFLLALKNHQTLPKTQSGTASQEADWLLDAARQRLRQWNVPN; encoded by the coding sequence ATGAACTACCGTAAGGCTTTTTTCGCAACCGCGTTTGTCGCAATCGCATTGGCGATTGTCCTCGCTTATTTCCTGCGGCAGCCACATGCAATGCCGTCACAAGCATCAAGAGCCGCTATGCGAGAGACATCGGCCGCTTCTCCTGGAACAGCATCGCAGCAAACGGAGATTGCGCCCAAGTTGTCCCCGGTACAGCTTTCTCCCGAACGACTCCAGCGCATCGGTGTGAAGTTCGGCGAGGTTAAGCGCCAACCTGTACAAGACGAGATTTGGGTTACAGGTAATGTTGACCTAAATGAAGAGCGGCTCGCGTATGTGCAGACGCGATTTCCCGGCTGGATTCAGAAAGTGTTTGCCGATGCGACATACCAGTACGTTCGCAAAGGCCAGCCCTTATTCACCATCTACAGCCAAGACCTCGTGAGCACCGAGCAGGAATTCCTGCTTGCGCTGAAGAACCACCAGACGCTTCCGAAGACCCAATCAGGCACAGCATCCCAAGAAGCCGACTGGCTGCTCGATGCGGCACGACAGCGCCTTCGGCAGTGGAACGTACCAAATAA
- a CDS encoding TolC family protein — translation MKAIFVCLLCLPSVMAIAADDPYQTALATLPQEHSHASSNVLPITLDEAEKIALQANPDIRVAARKVGIAEAHVSGAGALDDPSVMYRGWQVPLTKPWDYNAAMNMFMVGQAFPGPGKRALRSQVATDAISVAKAELEAKKREISAAVRKAFYDLLRSADELRVHDEQVGIARQAFEAARIKYSVGKVPQQDVLKAQVALTKLIEHLVMLEQDADLSRTTLNTLLGRSPDTPLEVSGQHMIPAQIPKLAELTQLAVQSRPELMASAASIKQARDEVALARRQYTPDFSANVGYMLTPSGSQFRNNYMIEGSMTLPWLNRRKHQSEINEANATVEERQSEFDAMRLTVFQQIQEAVVRANSAKRLVDLYLKSLRPQSEATLRSTVIAYENDRTDILNLLDSQNTTLDVDYAYFRALADFEQRMAELELAVGAPVPRSEGLATALPEVTR, via the coding sequence ATGAAAGCCATTTTTGTTTGCCTGCTTTGTCTCCCGTCCGTCATGGCTATTGCCGCGGACGACCCGTATCAAACTGCACTTGCCACATTGCCGCAAGAGCATTCGCACGCAAGCTCGAACGTGCTGCCGATCACTCTCGATGAAGCCGAGAAGATCGCGTTGCAAGCGAATCCCGACATTCGCGTCGCTGCCCGGAAGGTCGGGATTGCGGAAGCCCACGTCTCTGGAGCTGGCGCCCTTGATGATCCCTCTGTGATGTATCGCGGATGGCAGGTCCCGCTCACGAAGCCATGGGATTATAACGCGGCAATGAACATGTTCATGGTCGGCCAGGCATTTCCCGGACCGGGAAAGCGGGCGCTGCGCTCGCAAGTGGCGACAGATGCAATCAGCGTCGCGAAGGCGGAACTTGAAGCCAAGAAGCGCGAGATATCAGCTGCGGTTCGCAAGGCTTTTTACGACCTACTTCGCAGTGCTGATGAGCTGAGAGTGCACGATGAGCAGGTCGGCATTGCACGGCAGGCTTTCGAGGCGGCGCGAATTAAATATTCGGTCGGCAAGGTGCCGCAACAAGATGTTCTGAAGGCGCAGGTCGCATTGACCAAATTGATCGAGCACCTCGTGATGCTCGAACAAGATGCTGACTTAAGCCGAACAACGCTGAATACGCTGCTCGGGCGCAGCCCTGACACGCCGCTCGAAGTGTCGGGCCAACATATGATTCCTGCCCAGATCCCCAAGCTCGCTGAGCTGACGCAGCTCGCGGTCCAGAGCCGTCCGGAATTGATGGCTTCTGCGGCAAGCATCAAGCAGGCGCGGGACGAAGTCGCGCTTGCGCGAAGGCAATACACGCCCGACTTTTCGGCCAATGTTGGGTACATGCTCACGCCGAGCGGTTCGCAATTCCGCAACAACTACATGATTGAAGGCTCGATGACGTTGCCCTGGCTCAATCGCCGCAAACACCAGTCGGAGATCAACGAAGCAAACGCCACAGTTGAAGAACGTCAGTCGGAATTCGATGCCATGCGTTTGACGGTGTTCCAGCAGATCCAGGAGGCCGTTGTACGGGCAAATTCCGCGAAGCGCCTGGTTGATCTTTATCTAAAGTCGCTTCGGCCCCAATCGGAAGCTACGCTTCGCTCCACTGTCATTGCCTACGAGAACGACCGCACCGACATTCTCAATCTACTCGACAGCCAGAACACCACTCTGGACGTTGACTATGCATATTTCCGTGCTCTCGCCGATTTCGAGCAGCGAATGGCGGAACTGGAATTGGCAGTTGGTGCTCCCGTGCCACGATCAGAGGGACTTGCGACGGCCTTACCGGAGGTGACGCGATGA